One window of Nicotiana tomentosiformis chromosome 11, ASM39032v3, whole genome shotgun sequence genomic DNA carries:
- the LOC138901832 gene encoding uncharacterized protein has protein sequence MEKEAVELAAFRLRDITILWYEGWERSRGCDAPPTIWGKNSDAFLDQYLPRVIPQARVEQFLALKQGNMSVREYSLCFDSLVRYAPSIVATMRDRIHTFIAELSPELTEACATAAL, from the coding sequence atggagaaagaggcagttgagctagcagcttttcgactccgagatataaccatcctttggtacgagggatgggaaagGTCCAGGGGATGTGATGCACCTCCTACTATTTGGGGAAAAaattcagatgccttccttgaccagtacttaccgcgagtGATCCCACAGGCCCGAGTCGaacagtttctagccctcaagcagggcaatatgagtgttcgagagtatagtctctgttttgactcattggtcagatatgcaccatccatagttgctactatgcgggacaggatccaCACGTTTATAGCAGAGTTGtccccagagttgaccgaggcatgtgccaccgctgcattatag
- the LOC104091168 gene encoding uncharacterized protein, with protein MSEFELLAEELLMSDSVIKVFGALRMSVKMFLMWNSKMIIDGGGDQNVETTMLEASNLIVLKESSQIRSNANLGVHGQGLLNLSGPGDAIEAQRLVLSLFYSVNVSRNLVLHPFVSAGVVTVIICKLDKR; from the exons ATGTCAGAGTTTGAATTATTGGCAGAGGAGCTTTTGATGAGTGACTCTGTCATTAAG GTTTTTGGAGCGCTACGGATGTCTGTCAAAATGTTTCTGATGTGGAATTCGAAAATGATAATTGATGGTGGTGGAGATCAAAATGTTGAGACAACAATGCTTGAGGCTAGTAACCTAATTGTTCTTAAG GAATCATCTCAAATTCGTTCGAATGCAAATCTTGGAGTTCATGGCCAAGGGTTGTTGAATTTATCTGGACCAGGAGATGCTATTGAAGCTCAAAGACTGGTCCTGTCTTTATTTTACAGCGTCAATGTGAGCAGAAATCTTGTTTTGCATCCTTTTGTTTCtgctggagtggtaactgttattatatgcaaactcgataagaggtag